One part of the Pieris napi chromosome 4, ilPieNapi1.2, whole genome shotgun sequence genome encodes these proteins:
- the LOC125048612 gene encoding uncharacterized protein LOC125048612 — MAAVSAAMFRPGGALDPPCYASQRVYDTAETTRPKKWSSKLKLNTSGSSKSSEKSPDSPYLYGTISGPGGSALSKSMKYAETWLYGSVRAQTPPIRPSVFTSYPESPGPVLISTPQKPTPHNYAVILCSCPEYLNGTKKTSSTKVSICKKCKGSRLPLTITDSTRLLVGGTVRGPQVNRDAGLLRAGTVRVQGTKSRPSILKSNGDPDPYDLMRRSRLAPPHETRIGSQFSTSRSRAKSISPCRMKNKKPSPEGLIKNRSKSVSRVNDVWIDEDINVPDTKKSILSCDINPYDLMKISKSNSEVEFDDDYNGPFQDSNKNGSHRLTKVSSDKNVKNISGQRIRVSNDSKTNIVDELSVYDPVNFDLKNYDFKSTDMSSALTLPSIKNESSKLGTLSKASSKKIINTTSNRTKQKSVSPKRPPRKLRNTKIDDDSESDNQRIPEKNHKKASMEHLRNVKNKNHKPDVIKSILKKPKINSTDSTTKVEVTDNSFDRKSMNHSHFYLPKPKDTKNISASQNVLHRKRVQFQVDSNETKVIFTAELNLHDDIIKEMPENLKVESSDDSIAEGDIVSKSLQQTKHTPSAELNVEQSAAENNTEKLESSLDASTLSTCELKTALIQSADENINLVQQNIESEDNDVPKVPTLRRSESERLTSTINITPPKFLDTMALRSKSKHCHTSQVFLESLTENDVNLQQNANTVSNITATLTSKDDNDTENLSDSSEITRKVLKNLRNGITELPEPPPRLKSRSKRQNYVKTRFVRNDSISSTSDEWSDSNDNEQKTVLKVKQFETEDTQESSKESKRVLKFIDNEPRKTSIQINGNECYSTMNVSNDTPIYLSSVVVNDGSSTSCNTYQTGTTVTISVGSPQNDGKKSKSQVYIGAVFPGENKNDEFNNTYEEYFNESNSTSVNSSISSILSDPVEAVKRNLIPHVCGKKDDSLSQSDCDKKTPEGGNLVAKLFDDPFFAHLADGLDSDLVKKLIENSLIKLQETKHQEGVNNGKVTIEKLIESSLISMKEEMNKSCIIADGECKNENITNNNGNTVYFQNENNICSAPYESMEYESGVAGGFSDLEPMSDCYNASASELSTEDDTNSTRSKFYQMLVDAAICDIETANNTDDDHHYESIRLNSDPIYEEIGDMPPPLPVNPPPNSLIITDEEKRTGSRSIFEGASKYDILSYLVDAKERGIDDEETYITNYGNTSEHQSISEKRDGNRKNDTKPNGVERNTSQVSNASDSSEDNSLIITNDNAEKALLCKKSSTEIERNDSGVGSETSKSSRSRLQGKISPRNSISDKDTPIHLCEDCDTAVDTQVTEQGSIYAPLVCRKCAKKRAERKEIITEIVETEEKYGRDLQIILEEFYKPMLVAGLLNQEQLSAIFLNVEELIDNNQVLSEKLRDGLEIAVEQGDEDLLTVNVGKILLECSGMLTAFQSYCVKQAGAALLLAGLEKEKELLRIFLRVSQMENTVLRRMNLNSFLMVPVQRVTKYPLLLSRLYRATASCACERDDVKNAQRCVECRLEEINAAAAAAAAAARDVPLWRRLAAARRTAHDLHVADIRLRKMAVDVLDWNHDDARFAMEGKLLFTQPNDNNWRKGRTIKLMPINALLVTNGKPTNSHKTNEIRETREARDREAREKEGEALFARSGVREAALLLVREKAGRYTLQREPLFLDRCVVAADHEPEHFFEVHEITTKDSYIFKADESTRTRTWYRQLQYHAQGAGAWRKRRNALANIMINPMLTRN, encoded by the exons ATGGCAGCTGTAAGTGCGGCGATGTTCCGGCCCGGGGGCGCTCTCGACCCCCCTTGCTACGCGTCTCAAAGG GTTTACGACACAGCCGAAACTACGCGTCCGAAGAAATGGTCTTCAAAGTTGAAACTAAATACATCAGGGAGCAGCAAATCTTCAGAGAAATCACCGGATAGTCCATATTTATATGGAACTATTAGTGGACCAGGGGGTTCAGCTTTATCTAAATCAATGAAGTATGCGGAAACCTGGTTGTACGGGTCTGTTAGGGCCCAGACTCCGCCTATACGGCCGAGCGTATTTACATCTTATCCTGAAAGTCCAGGACCTGTCTTAATCAGTACTCCTCAGAAGCCAACACCACATAACTACGCAGTCATACTATGTTCCTGTCCTGAATACCTTAATGGTACGAAGAAAACCAGCTCAACCAAAGTCAGTATTTGTAAGAAATGTAAAGGATCTCGTTTACCTTTAACAATAACTGACAGCACACGGCTGCTTGTTGGTGGAACGGTGAGAGGACCACAAGTGAATCGTGATGCTGGTTTATTAAGGGCGGGCACTGTTCGTGTTCAGGGCACCAAGTCTAGACCTAGCATCCTCAAATCTAATGGGGATCCCGATCCATATGATTTAATGCGTCGAAGCAGATTAGCACCTCCACATGAAACACGAATCGGAAGTCAATTTTCAACATCACGATCTCGAGCAAAAAGTATAAGTCCATGtcgaatgaaaaataaaaaaccaagcCCCGAAGgattgattaaaaatagaagTAAGTCTGTTAGTCGCGTAAATGACGTCTGGATTGATGAAGACATTAACGTGCCAGATACAAAGAAATCTATATTATCGTGTGATATAAATCCATatgatttaatgaaaatatcaaaatcgAACTCGGAAGTTGAATTTGATGATGATTATAATGGACCCTTTCAAGACTCAAATAAAAACGGTAGCCATCGATTAACTAAAGTTTCATctgataaaaatgtaaaaaatattagtggACAAAGAATAAGAGTTTCGAATGACTCTAAAACAAACATCGTTGATGAATTATCTGTATATGATCCTGTTAACTTTGATCTCAAAAATTATGACTTTAAATCAACAGATATGTCTTCAGCTTTAACTTTACcaagtattaaaaatgaaagcaGTAAATTAGGCACACTAAGTAAAGCTAGtagtaagaaaataattaacaccACCTCAAATCGTACAAAACAGAAAAGTGTTTCACCGAAACGACCTCCTAGAAAACtcagaaatacaaaaattgaCGATGATAGCGAAAGTGACAATCAAAGAATACCAGAAAAAAACCACAAGAAGGCCTCAATGGAACATTTACGtaacgtaaaaaataaaaatcacaaacCAGATGTAATAAAATCGATTCTCAAAAAgcctaaaataaattcaactgATTCAACCACGAAAGTTGAAGTAACGGATAATTCATTTGATCGAAAAAGTATGAATCATTCGCATTTTTATCTACCTAAACCTAAGGATACTAAAAACATATCTGCTTCGCAAAATGTTTTACATAGAAAACGGGTTCAATTTCAAGTGGATAGTAATGAaactaaagtaatttttaccGCTGAACTTAATCTTCACGATGATATAATAAAAGAGATGCCCGAAAATCTTAAAGTTGAAAGCAGTGACGATAGCATTGCGGAAGGTGATATAGTTAGTAAGAGTttacaacaaacaaaacacacacCTTCAGCTGAACTAAACGTAGAACAATCTGCAGCAGAGAACAATACAGAAAAGCTAGAATCGTCACTTGATGCTTCCACATTGTCTACTTGTGAATTAAAAACGGCGCTTATTCAATCTGctgatgaaaatataaatttagtacAGCAAAACATTGAAAGTGAag aTAACGACGTGCCAAAAGTGCCAACACTGCGTCGTTCCGAATCTGAGAGATTAACATcaactataaatataactcCGCCAAAATTTTTAGACACTATGGCTTTAAGATCTAAATCTAAACACTGTCATACAAGCCAAgtatttttggaatcacttaCTGAAAATGATGTTAATTTACAGCAGAATGCAAATACTGTTAGTAATATTACAGCTACACTTACATCTAAGGATGATAATGATACTGAAAATCTAAGTGATAGTAGTGAAATAACACGTaaagttttgaaaaatttacgtAATGGAATAACTGAGTTACCAGAACCCCCACCGAGATTAAAATCACGTTCTAAAAGACAAAACTATGTTAAAACTCGTTTTGTTCGTAATGATTCTATAAGTTCTACGAGTGATGAGTGGTCAGATTCAAATGATAACGAACAAAAGActgttttaaaagttaaacaGTTTGAGACAGAAGATACTCAGGAAAGTTCAAAGGAATCTAAAAGAGTCcttaaatttatagataaCGAGCCTAGAAAGACGTCAATACAGATAAATGGGAATGAATGTTATTCCACAATGAATGTCAGTAACGATACcccaatttatttatcttcaGTTGTCGTAAATGATGGGTCCAGTACTTCATGTAATACATATCAGACAGGAACAACCGTTACTATAAGCGTTGGTTCTCCACAAAATGAtggtaaaaaatctaaaagtcAAGTTTATATCGGAGCTGTGTTTCCTGGAGAGAATAAGAATGATGAATTCAATAATACTTATGAAGAATACTTTAATGAAAGTAATTCAACAAGTGTCAATTCTAGTATTTCTTCAATACTTAGTGATCCAGTAGAAGCTGTAAAACGCAATCTTATTCCACACGTCTGTGGGAAAAAAGATGACAGCTTAAGCCAATCTGATTGTGACAAAAAGACTCCAGAAGGTGGAAATTTGGttgcaaaattatttgacGATCCTTTTTTTGCTCATCTGGCAGATGGCTTAGACTCTGATTTAGTCAAAAAGTTAATtgaaaattcattaattaaattgcaaGAAACAAAACATCAAGAAGGAGTTAATAATGGCAAAGTTACAATCGAAAAGTTAATTGAAAGTTCTCTTATTAGTATGAAGGAAGAAATGAATAAATCTTGTATTATAGCTGACGGAGAatgtaaaaatgaaaatattacgaACAATAACGGAAATACTGTGTATTttcaaaatgaaaataatatctgCTCAGCTCCCTATGAAAGTATGGAGTATGAAAGCGGGGTAGCTGGAGGTTTTTCAGACTTGGAACCAATGTCGGATTGTTATAATGCATCTGCAAGTGAACTATCAACAGAAGATGATACTAATTCAACAAGATCCAAATTTTATCAAATGTTGGTAGATGCAGCGATTTGTGATATTGAAACAGCTAATAACACTGATGATGATCATCATTACGAATCGATCCGTCTGAATAGCGATCCAATATACGAAGAAATTGGAGATATGCCACCGCCCCTACCAGTAAATCCGCCGCCAAATTCACTTATAATTACTGATGAGGAAAAAAGGACCGGTTCCCGTTCAATATTTGAAGGTGCATCCAAATATGATATCTTATCATATTTGGTTGATGCTAAAGAAAGAGGTATTGATGATGAAGAAAcatatataactaattatGGTAATACGTCAGAACATCAATCGATATCAGAGAAAAGAGATGGTAATAGAAAAAACGATACAAAACCCAATGGAGTTGAAAGGAATACCAGTCAAGTATCGAATGCATCTGATTCAAGTGAAgataattcattaattattacaaacgaTAATGCAGAAAAAGCTTTACTTTGTAAAAAGTCGTCGACGGAAATTGAAAGAAACGATTCAGGTGTAGGCTCAGAGACAAGTAAATCGTCAAGGAGCAGACTTCAAGGAAAAATTTCTCCCCGGAACTCAATAAGTGATAAAGATACTCCAATACACTTATGTGAAGACTGTGATACTGCAGTTGATACGCAAGTAACAGAGCaag GTTCAATATACGCACCCCTAGTATGCCGTAAATGTGCCAAAAAGAGAGCAGAGAGAAAGGAAATTATAACAGAAATAGTTGAAACTGAGGAGAAATACGGAAGAGATCTTCAAATCATTCTAGAGGAGTTCTACAAACCTATGCTAGTGGCGGGCTTACTTAACCAAGAACAATTAAGCGCTATTTTCTTAAACGTAGAGGAACTGATTGATAACAATCAAGTTTTGTCCGAAAAATTAAGAGATGGTCTAGAAATTGCAGTGGAACAAGGAGATGAG GATTTACTGACCGTGAATGTTGGAAAAATTCTCCTAGAATGTTCTGGAATGTTGACAGCATTCCAATCATATTGTGTAAAGCAAGCCGGTGCCGCCTTGCTTTTGGCTGGTCTTGAGAAGGAGAAAGAACTTCTGAGGATATTCTTGCGCGTTTCACAAATGGAAAATACGGTGTTGAGGCGTATGAATCTTAATTCCTTCCTCAtg GTACCCGTTCAACGCGTGACAAAATATCCGCTCCTTCTCTCTCGTTTATATCGTGCAACTGCCTCTTGTGCCTGCGAAAGAGATGACGTCAAGAATGCGCAGCGCTGCGTTGAGTGTAGACTTGAAGAAATCAACGCAGCGGCGGCAGCGGCCGCGGCTGCTGCAAGAGACGTTCCCCTCTGGAGAAGGCTGGCGGCCGCTCGAAGAACAGCACATGACCTACATGTAGCTGACATAAGACTGAGGAAGATGGCGGTTGACGTGCTTGACTGGAATCATGATGATGCCAG ATTCGCTATGGAGGGCAAGCTGCTGTTCACTCAACCGAACGACAACAACTGGCGTAAAGGACGCACTATCAAATTGATGCCGATAAATGCTCTTTTGGTTACTAATGGAAAG